A genome region from Chengkuizengella sp. SCS-71B includes the following:
- the pnp gene encoding polyribonucleotide nucleotidyltransferase has translation MKKTIDMEINGEKLTLETGVLAKQANAAVKVSYGDTVVLCTVTASSEASNLDFFPLTVNYEERLYAVGKIPGGFIKREGRPSEKAILASRLTDRAIRPLFAEGFRNEVQIMNLVMSVDQNFSPEITAMIGTSAALSISDIPFNGPIGGVVIGRIKGEFVINPDRAQIEESDLYLVVAGTNDAIMMVEGEADEVPEDIILEAIMFGHEEIKKIVAVQEKYIEIAGKPKMEVELHSVNEEVNQATRDFASKRLIEAVQVHEKHARQDAIDLVKNDAIEHFTTTYEEEPDLIKDVKETLGTIVKEEVRRLITHDKIRPDGRALDEIRPIETDTNILPRTHGSGLFTRGQTQALSICTLGALGDVQILDGIDLEESKRFMHHYNFPPFSVGEARPLRPPGRREIGHGALGERALEKVIPPETDFPYTIRLVSEVLESNGSSSQASICASTLAMMDAGVPIKAPVAGIAMGLIKDQDHISILTDIQGMEDHLGDMDFKVAGTRNGMTAIQMDIKIEGINREILTQALTQATEGRMFILDKMLETIQEPNQKLSQYAPKILTLNINPDKIRDVIGAGGKIINKIIEDTGVKIDIEQDGRIFISSVNEEMNDKARQTIENIVKEVEVGETYLGKVKRIEKFGAFVEVLPGKEGLVHISQLSTERVAKVEDVVKMGESITVKVTEIDQQGRINLSRKATLVSDNKS, from the coding sequence ATGAAAAAAACAATAGATATGGAAATTAATGGTGAAAAACTGACATTAGAGACAGGCGTTTTGGCCAAACAGGCTAATGCTGCTGTAAAGGTAAGTTATGGAGATACAGTTGTATTATGTACCGTCACTGCCTCTAGTGAAGCAAGTAACTTAGATTTCTTCCCACTAACAGTGAATTATGAAGAAAGGTTATATGCAGTTGGTAAAATCCCAGGAGGTTTTATTAAAAGAGAAGGCCGTCCAAGTGAAAAAGCGATTTTAGCTAGTAGATTGACGGATAGAGCTATCAGACCACTCTTTGCCGAGGGATTTAGAAATGAAGTACAAATTATGAACTTGGTCATGAGTGTGGATCAGAATTTCTCCCCTGAGATTACTGCCATGATCGGTACTTCAGCAGCTTTGAGCATTTCAGATATTCCTTTTAACGGACCAATTGGAGGGGTTGTAATTGGCAGGATTAAAGGAGAATTTGTCATTAACCCTGACAGAGCTCAAATTGAGGAAAGTGATTTATATTTAGTTGTAGCTGGTACAAATGATGCCATTATGATGGTTGAGGGAGAAGCAGACGAAGTTCCCGAAGATATAATATTAGAAGCGATCATGTTTGGCCATGAAGAGATCAAAAAAATTGTAGCTGTACAAGAAAAGTATATTGAAATTGCCGGTAAGCCTAAAATGGAAGTAGAACTACATAGTGTAAATGAAGAGGTGAATCAAGCTACTCGTGACTTTGCATCAAAACGTTTGATTGAAGCTGTACAAGTTCATGAGAAACATGCTCGCCAAGATGCAATAGATCTAGTTAAAAACGATGCAATTGAACATTTTACAACCACTTATGAAGAGGAACCTGATTTAATAAAAGATGTTAAAGAAACACTGGGCACTATCGTGAAAGAAGAAGTCAGAAGATTAATTACACATGACAAAATAAGACCTGATGGAAGAGCTCTAGATGAGATTCGCCCCATTGAAACAGATACCAACATCTTACCGCGTACTCACGGTTCAGGTTTATTTACAAGAGGACAAACACAAGCATTAAGTATATGCACGCTAGGTGCGCTCGGAGATGTACAAATTTTAGACGGAATTGATCTTGAAGAATCTAAAAGATTTATGCACCATTATAACTTTCCGCCATTTAGTGTTGGGGAAGCAAGACCTTTAAGACCACCAGGTAGACGAGAAATTGGACATGGAGCGCTAGGGGAAAGAGCATTGGAAAAAGTCATTCCACCTGAGACTGATTTTCCTTATACAATACGATTAGTATCTGAAGTTCTTGAGTCTAATGGATCATCATCACAAGCAAGCATCTGTGCAAGTACCTTGGCTATGATGGATGCAGGAGTTCCAATTAAAGCCCCGGTTGCTGGAATTGCGATGGGTCTGATTAAAGATCAGGATCATATATCAATTTTAACAGATATTCAAGGAATGGAAGATCATCTTGGAGATATGGACTTTAAAGTAGCAGGAACCAGAAACGGTATGACTGCTATTCAAATGGACATTAAAATTGAAGGAATCAATCGTGAAATATTAACACAAGCATTAACTCAAGCTACTGAGGGTAGAATGTTTATTTTAGACAAAATGCTGGAGACGATCCAAGAACCAAATCAAAAGCTATCACAGTATGCACCTAAAATACTAACTTTAAACATTAATCCCGATAAAATCCGTGATGTTATTGGAGCGGGTGGAAAAATCATCAATAAAATTATTGAAGATACTGGTGTGAAAATAGATATTGAGCAAGATGGCCGTATTTTTATTTCATCTGTTAATGAAGAAATGAATGACAAAGCTAGACAAACGATTGAAAATATTGTTAAAGAGGTTGAAGTTGGAGAGACATACTTAGGTAAAGTCAAACGAATTGAAAAGTTTGGCGCGTTTGTGGAAGTATTGCCAGGTAAAGAAGGGTTGGTTCACATTTCTCAATTGTCTACAGAACGAGTTGCTAAGGTTGAAGATGTTGTGAAGATGGGTGAAAGTATCACTGTTAAAGTGACTGAAATTGACCAACAGGGACGTATCAATCTTTCTCGCAAGGCAACGTTAGTTTCAGACAATAAATCGTAA
- a CDS encoding pitrilysin family protein, protein MKKHHLKNGLRVITEKIPACRSVSFGIWVKTGSRNEGFENNGISHFIEHMLFKGTDKYSAAEIADAFDSIGGNVNAFTSKEYTCYYTKVLDEHLDIALEVLSSMFLNSTMDPNELMKEKNVIYEEISMYDDTPDELVHDLVTTAAYKNHPLAYPILGTESILENLHSEDLQRYMNSHYHINNTVISVAGNIDDFILEKIERYFGGFSGQGQSPSPIPPTFESEQLYHYKDTEQNHICLTLQGCSLKDQQLFTMTLLNNYIGGGMSSRLFQEIRENRGLAYSIYSYHSAFEDSGLFTIYMGTAPKQTKSVLDVTMETLEVILLQGMSAEQLKKSKEQLKGSLILSLESTSSRMNRLGKNELMMRKHLSLDEIINKIESVTTDDVKNLLSKMFSTPFAMAMVGQKEDVVKQFRRDRLVI, encoded by the coding sequence GTGAAAAAACATCACTTAAAAAACGGTTTGCGTGTGATTACTGAAAAAATACCAGCATGCAGATCTGTTTCTTTTGGTATTTGGGTTAAAACAGGTTCTAGAAATGAAGGATTTGAAAATAACGGTATCTCTCATTTTATTGAACATATGTTGTTTAAAGGAACAGATAAATATTCAGCTGCAGAAATTGCCGATGCATTTGATAGTATTGGTGGAAATGTTAATGCATTTACTTCAAAAGAATATACATGTTATTACACTAAAGTGTTAGATGAACATTTAGATATAGCTTTAGAAGTGCTCTCAAGTATGTTTTTAAATTCTACTATGGATCCAAACGAATTAATGAAAGAGAAAAATGTAATCTATGAGGAAATTTCGATGTATGATGATACTCCAGATGAACTAGTCCACGATTTAGTGACGACGGCTGCTTATAAAAATCATCCACTTGCGTACCCGATATTAGGGACGGAAAGTATACTGGAAAATTTACATAGTGAAGATTTACAACGATATATGAACAGTCATTATCATATTAATAATACTGTGATCAGTGTAGCTGGAAATATTGATGATTTCATTTTGGAGAAAATAGAAAGATATTTTGGAGGATTTTCAGGTCAAGGACAATCTCCAAGTCCTATTCCTCCTACATTTGAATCTGAGCAATTATATCATTATAAAGATACTGAACAAAATCATATTTGTTTAACTCTACAAGGTTGTTCTTTAAAAGATCAACAATTATTTACTATGACATTGCTAAATAATTATATAGGCGGGGGCATGAGCTCCAGACTATTTCAGGAAATTAGAGAAAATAGAGGCCTTGCATATTCTATTTATTCATACCATAGTGCATTTGAAGATAGTGGGCTGTTTACGATTTATATGGGAACTGCACCGAAACAAACAAAATCGGTATTAGATGTTACTATGGAAACATTGGAGGTCATTCTTCTTCAAGGTATGTCAGCTGAACAACTTAAAAAAAGTAAAGAGCAATTAAAGGGTAGTTTAATTTTAAGTTTAGAGAGTACAAGTAGTAGAATGAATAGACTTGGAAAAAATGAATTAATGATGAGAAAACATCTGTCTTTAGATGAAATTATTAATAAAATAGAATCTGTCACTACTGATGATGTTAAAAATTTGCTCAGTAAAATGTTTAGTACACCATTTGCAATGGCAATGGTTGGTCAAAAGGAAGATGTGGTTAAACAATTTAGGAGGGATCGCCTTGTCATATAA
- a CDS encoding polysaccharide deacetylase family protein encodes MQIKRGWITISLFFILFWLLNQSSALNDYIQSVKENQHSLSVYQAQNSNDLLLEKIKEAAETNYIEPIDARIDRVWKAIPGYNGREVNIEKTYYLAKKLNNNQIPFVYNEVEPKIQLEDLEPNAIFKGNPNKKMVSIMVNVSWGTEYIPSILKTLENENIHSTFFLDGQWINNNIEVARQIAELGHELSNHAYSHKNMSNLNRKEAVDEMSKTQVLLKKHFNVDNKLFAPPSGDWDQETVLLANELNMKTIHWTIDTIDWKNPSPDYIIKKISSRLEPGALILMHPTESSSKALPEMIKVIKKEGYIIGTVSELISSRRINEVETNFNF; translated from the coding sequence ATGCAAATAAAAAGAGGTTGGATAACCATTTCTTTATTTTTCATTTTGTTTTGGCTTTTGAATCAATCTAGCGCTTTAAATGATTACATTCAAAGTGTGAAAGAAAATCAACACTCTCTTTCAGTGTATCAAGCTCAAAACTCAAATGATTTGTTATTAGAAAAAATAAAAGAAGCTGCAGAAACGAATTACATTGAACCCATTGATGCTAGAATTGATCGTGTTTGGAAAGCGATTCCTGGATACAATGGAAGAGAGGTAAACATAGAAAAAACCTATTATTTAGCCAAAAAATTAAACAATAATCAAATACCATTTGTATATAATGAAGTTGAACCAAAAATTCAGCTTGAAGATTTAGAACCAAATGCTATTTTTAAAGGAAACCCTAACAAAAAAATGGTTTCAATTATGGTTAACGTTTCTTGGGGAACAGAATACATACCTTCAATTCTAAAAACGTTAGAAAATGAAAATATTCATTCAACATTTTTTTTAGATGGTCAATGGATCAATAATAATATAGAAGTTGCAAGACAGATTGCAGAGTTGGGACATGAATTATCTAACCATGCTTATTCTCATAAGAATATGAGCAACTTAAATCGAAAAGAAGCTGTAGATGAAATGTCAAAAACACAAGTTTTATTAAAGAAACACTTTAACGTAGATAACAAGTTATTTGCCCCACCTTCTGGAGATTGGGATCAAGAGACCGTACTCTTAGCAAATGAACTAAATATGAAAACAATCCATTGGACCATCGATACAATTGATTGGAAAAATCCTAGTCCAGATTATATTATAAAAAAAATATCTTCTAGATTGGAACCAGGGGCACTTATTCTTATGCATCCTACTGAATCTTCTAGTAAAGCTCTACCGGAGATGATTAAAGTGATTAAAAAAGAGGGTTATATCATAGGTACAGTATCTGAATTAATTTCCTCTAGAAGAATCAATGAAGTTGAGACCAATTTTAATTTTTGA